In the Bos javanicus breed banteng chromosome 28, ARS-OSU_banteng_1.0, whole genome shotgun sequence genome, one interval contains:
- the NEUROG3 gene encoding neurogenin-3 produces the protein MAPHPSCAPPVQVTHETEQRFPGASDDAVTCVASTPPSPTRVLENFTETEGGACRGASRKLRARRGGRSRPKSELALSKQRRSRRKKANDRERNRMHNLNSALDALRGVLPTFPDDAKLTKIETLRFAHNYIWALTQTLRIADHSLYGLEPLAPPCEELASPDSGSPGDWGSLYSPVSQAGSLSPAASLEDRPGLQAPVSPACLHPGALAFSDFL, from the coding sequence ATGGCGCCTCATCCCTCGTGTGCGCCCCCTGTCCAAGTGACCCACGAGACGGAGCAGCGCTTCCCGGGAGCCTCGGACGACGCAGTGACCTGCGTCGCATCCACTCCACCCAGCCCCACTCGCGTGCTGGAGAACTTCACCGAGACGGAAGGGGGCGCCTGCCGAGGGGCCTCGAGGAAGCTCCGGGCGCGGCGCGGGGGGCGCAGTCGCCCCAAGAGTGAGTTGGCTCTGAGCAAGCAGCGACGGAGCCGGCGCAAGAAGGCCAACGACCGCGAGCGCAATCGGATGCATAACCTCAACTCTGCGCTGGACGCGCTGCGCGGCGTCTTGCCCACCTTTCCGGACGACGCGAAGCTCACCAAGATCGAGACGCTGCGCTTCGCCCACAATTATATCTGGGCGCTGACGCAGACGCTGCGCATAGCGGACCACAGCCTCTACGGGCTGGAGCCGCTGGCGCCGCCCTGCGAGGAGCTGGCCAGCCCAGACAGCGGTTCCCCGGGAGACTGGGGCTCCCTCTATTCCCCGGTCTCCCAGGCGGGAAGCCTGAGCCCCGCCGCCTCGCTGGAGGACCGACCTGGGCTGCAGGCGCCTGTTTCTCCGGCCTGCCTGCACCCTGGCGCTCTGGCCTTTTCAGACTTTCTATGA